In Eremothecium gossypii ATCC 10895 chromosome V, complete sequence, the genomic stretch TCAGAGCCTGCAATCCTCGACTGGCCCAGCTGGCCTAGCGACAAGGCGTGCAGGTGCCATCTCATCTTCCGCCAACACAAGGAAACTCGAGGTTGAGGTGGAAGACGAAGATGGAAACGTCATGACGCATCAAGTCTATGAAGACCTCAAAAAGCAGGGTCTCCTCTAATTATGCATTGGCGGAAGTAGATTTGATCACATGACCGTTATTAAGTGCTTTCACATGCCGTGAAAAAAATCAAGAATCTTGCTGATATAGTGAAACTCATCTTGTCATAGCATAATACCGGATACTGAACGTTATCTCCTAGCCGAATATCTCCAGTATTGTTCAGTATGACGGATAAAGATTCCAGGAAAGAAGATATGGGTGAGAATCTAACCAGTGACGGCGAGGTGGCCTCTGTCAAGGACAAGGTCGCCACCAATCCCAACGGGGACCCGAGGTTGCTCGAAGACTCAAAGGTTTACAATTTTGTTGTTCGGACGATTTGGACGCTAATTATGATTGCGGGCTTCTTTATAACCTTGGCTATGGGTCACTTCTGGTGTGTGATCCTGATTCTGGGATGCCAGATCGCCACATTTCAGGAATGTATTGCAGTCACGGCAGAGTCTGGCAGGGAAAAGAACCTTCCGCTAACGCGGACGCTCAACTGGTACTTTCTCTTCACCACGATATATTACCTGGACGGCAAGTCGCTGTACAAGCTGTTCCGCCACTACACCATCAACTACCGCGTGCTGGGCTTCATTGCTGCGAACCACAAGTTCATCTCCTATTGCATGCTTGTGTTCGGGTTTGTTGTATTTGTATGCAGTTTGCGCAAAGGTTTTCTGAAATTCCAGTTTGCATCTCTGTGTGTCACTCACATGGTGCTCTTGTTGGTGGTGTTCCAGGCCCACCTGATAATCAACAACGTTCTGAACGGGCTCATATGGTTTCTCTTGCCTTGCGGTCTTGTTATTGTCAATGACATTTTTGCGTACCTCTGCGGCATCACGTTTGGGCGCACAAAGCTCATTGCCATTTCGCCCAAGAAGACGTTGGAAGGCTTTCTTGGTGCTTGGTTCTTCACCGGACTGGCGGCTCTCGTTCTGACCCGGCTTCTGACCCCATACACCTACATGACCTGCCCTGTGCAGAACATCCATACCAATGTCTTCAGCCCGCTCAACTGCGAGACCAACCCGGTCTTCATCCCACAGACGTACAGGCTGCCGCCGATTATATTTGACCGGTTCAATGTTTCCACGATAACTTTCAAGCCAATATATATGCATGCCTTCAACCTGGCCACGTTTGCTTCCTTGTTTGCCCCGTTCGGAGGCTTCTTTGCCTCCGGTCTAAAAAGAACGTTTAAGGTCAAAGACTTCGGCCACTCCATTCCCGGCCACGGCGGAATCACGGACAGGGTTGACTGTCAGTTCATGATGGGCTCGTTCATGAACCTGTACTATGAGACGTTCATAAGCGAGAAGAGGATCACCGTCGAGACCGTGCTATCAACCATCCTGATGAATTTTGATGAACGCCAAATACTGCAACTGATTGCAGCTCTGAACAGAGTCCTCTGGGAAAACGGAAAAATGGCTGGTGATAATTACGAGCGCATCTCCGAATTGTATAATATATGATGGTTAGATGTACCTAGAGCTGTGGTTTGTTGCTGATGGCTTCCCGTCTGACTGAAAACTGTCCATTTTTCCAAATAACGTACATTACTTCGCTGAATGGGCGGTCGGGCCCGAGTGAGATAATCTACGTAATATAATTACCTATATATAATATCTGTCTGAACTGGGCATGTTCTCTTGTTAGACTGAACCTTGAGCGGCCTGCGCTTACGGTCCGCGCAAAACTTACCTAAAAGAAAAGTTTGACCAGCGGAGAAGACGAACGCTTCTAGATAGAAGTCATACAGACGCCGAGCTGGTAGCGCACCGCCTACATTGCAAATTTTAAATGGCCCTCTTCAAGTTTGACGAGGAGATATCGAGACGCACCAGCAACTGTTCAGGAGCCATTTTACTAGATGAGTTCGAGGACTCACATAGTGAGCCCAGTCATGACGTGGACTCCGATGACTTTGGACAGCACCACGAGCAGGATCTCCCGTGGTATAAAAACCTGATGAGCTTGAACCCGACGGCGACCGCGCCGAAGGACTTCGTTTCCTCGCCGCTAGTGCACTCCAGTATCAGCGCTAGAGAACCGGCATACAcgcccgcccgcagccGACGGCGGTCATCGCTATACAATAAGTTTGCAGTAAGCACGCCGCCAAATACGACGCGGTTCCCCGTGTCCGTAGACGCCGAGGCGTTTTTGGACCCCACATTGCCGGAGGGAATGAGCCCCAGCTTCCAGAAGCGCCAGACGCCGCGCAAGTTGGAGGACTTCAAGCCGGTACGTGTGCTGGGACGCGGGGCGTACGGGAAGGTGCTGCTTGTGAAAGACCAACTGACTTCCAAGTTGTTTGCGATGAAACAACTGAAGAAGGCGGAGATAGTGGTTACCGcgccggaggaggagaGCACTGACGGCGAA encodes the following:
- the CDS1 gene encoding phosphatidate cytidylyltransferase (Syntenic homolog of Saccharomyces cerevisiae YBR029C (CDS1)), which produces MTDKDSRKEDMGENLTSDGEVASVKDKVATNPNGDPRLLEDSKVYNFVVRTIWTLIMIAGFFITLAMGHFWCVILILGCQIATFQECIAVTAESGREKNLPLTRTLNWYFLFTTIYYLDGKSLYKLFRHYTINYRVLGFIAANHKFISYCMLVFGFVVFVCSLRKGFLKFQFASLCVTHMVLLLVVFQAHLIINNVLNGLIWFLLPCGLVIVNDIFAYLCGITFGRTKLIAISPKKTLEGFLGAWFFTGLAALVLTRLLTPYTYMTCPVQNIHTNVFSPLNCETNPVFIPQTYRLPPIIFDRFNVSTITFKPIYMHAFNLATFASLFAPFGGFFASGLKRTFKVKDFGHSIPGHGGITDRVDCQFMMGSFMNLYYETFISEKRITVETVLSTILMNFDERQILQLIAALNRVLWENGKMAGDNYERISELYNI